One window of Psychrobacillus sp. FSL H8-0483 genomic DNA carries:
- the kdpB gene encoding potassium-transporting ATPase subunit KdpB, translated as METASKKSFITRDIMKSSILGAFKKFNPVYMIKNPVMFVVEIGFIFVLMLTIFPTMLDAGAGEHDRIYNAIVAFVLFITILFANFAESIAEGRGKAQVQTLKKTKTVTQACVLLPDGSEVMKQAHELTKGDIVLVQAGEVIPNDGEVLEGIATVDESAITGESAPVVKERGGDFSSVTGGTTVTSDWLKIEITSLPGESFLDKMITLIEGASRKKTPNEIALNTLLVSLTIIFLLVVVTLYPMTTYLNVHIPIATLIALTVCLIPTTIGGLLSAIGIAGMDRVTQFNVIAMSGRAVEACGDVDTLILDKTGTITYGNRMASEFTPVKGVNKKELIRAAWLSSLTDDTPEGKSILSLAYKLNVDTADEKMIINTSDHISFSAQTRMSGLDMQNGTKIRKGAYDTIKKESIAAGHPIPKDLEELVHQVSIVGGTPLVVTENNKILGVIYLKDVVKPGLKERFEQLRAMGIKTIMCTGDNPLTAASIAKEAGVDSFIAESKPEDKIKVIKDEQALGKIVAMTGDGTNDAPALAQANVGLAMNSGTNAAKEAANMVDLDSNPTKIIEVVEIGKQLLMTRGALTTFSIANDVAKYFAIIPAMLMVAVPEMSVLNVMMLNSPTSAIVSALIFNAIIIPMLIPIAMKGVKYKPMSASKLLSKNLLIYGLGGIIAPFIGIKIIDLIIGPILHMMGL; from the coding sequence ATGGAAACTGCTTCAAAGAAAAGTTTTATAACGCGTGATATTATGAAGAGCTCTATTTTAGGGGCTTTCAAGAAATTCAATCCGGTATATATGATAAAAAATCCTGTTATGTTCGTAGTAGAGATTGGGTTTATATTTGTCCTAATGCTAACTATTTTTCCGACAATGTTGGATGCTGGAGCAGGTGAACATGATCGTATCTATAATGCCATAGTAGCTTTTGTCCTGTTTATCACTATCTTATTTGCTAACTTTGCTGAATCTATTGCAGAAGGACGAGGAAAAGCACAAGTACAGACATTAAAGAAAACAAAAACAGTGACGCAGGCGTGTGTACTACTTCCTGACGGATCTGAGGTCATGAAACAAGCACACGAGCTAACAAAAGGAGATATCGTCTTAGTGCAAGCCGGGGAAGTCATCCCAAACGACGGAGAAGTATTAGAAGGGATTGCAACAGTCGATGAGTCGGCTATCACTGGTGAATCAGCTCCTGTCGTGAAAGAACGTGGTGGCGACTTTTCATCTGTTACAGGTGGTACGACTGTTACAAGTGATTGGCTGAAAATAGAAATCACATCATTACCTGGCGAATCGTTCTTAGATAAAATGATTACCCTTATCGAAGGAGCAAGTCGTAAAAAAACACCAAATGAGATTGCACTAAACACACTATTAGTTAGTTTAACGATTATTTTCTTACTAGTTGTAGTGACACTTTATCCGATGACCACTTACTTAAACGTGCATATTCCGATAGCAACGCTAATTGCACTGACAGTCTGCTTGATACCAACGACTATTGGAGGTCTATTATCTGCAATCGGTATTGCGGGGATGGATCGTGTAACACAGTTCAATGTAATTGCTATGTCAGGAAGAGCTGTTGAGGCATGCGGTGACGTAGATACATTGATTTTGGATAAAACAGGAACAATCACTTATGGTAACCGTATGGCATCTGAATTTACACCTGTGAAAGGAGTAAATAAAAAAGAGCTGATACGAGCTGCATGGCTAAGTTCACTGACTGACGACACACCAGAGGGGAAATCTATTTTATCACTCGCTTACAAATTAAACGTGGATACTGCTGATGAAAAAATGATTATTAACACGAGCGATCACATTTCATTCTCAGCGCAAACACGCATGAGTGGGCTTGATATGCAAAACGGCACTAAAATTCGTAAAGGTGCTTACGATACGATTAAAAAGGAAAGTATTGCTGCTGGTCATCCTATTCCTAAAGATTTAGAGGAGCTAGTCCATCAAGTATCAATAGTAGGAGGAACACCTCTAGTTGTAACGGAAAACAATAAAATTTTAGGTGTCATTTATTTGAAAGATGTCGTGAAACCTGGTTTAAAGGAACGTTTTGAACAGCTTCGTGCAATGGGCATTAAAACAATTATGTGTACAGGTGATAACCCACTTACTGCCGCTTCCATCGCAAAAGAAGCAGGCGTGGATAGTTTTATCGCAGAAAGTAAGCCAGAAGATAAGATAAAGGTCATTAAAGATGAGCAGGCACTTGGTAAGATTGTGGCAATGACTGGTGATGGTACAAATGATGCACCAGCCCTTGCGCAGGCAAATGTAGGGCTAGCGATGAATTCTGGGACAAATGCAGCAAAAGAAGCAGCTAATATGGTGGATTTGGACTCAAACCCAACGAAAATTATCGAAGTTGTGGAAATCGGAAAACAATTGCTCATGACTCGTGGTGCTCTCACGACATTTAGTATTGCGAATGATGTCGCAAAATACTTTGCTATTATTCCAGCAATGTTGATGGTGGCAGTACCAGAAATGAGCGTTCTAAACGTTATGATGCTGAATTCACCAACAAGCGCTATCGTCTCTGCATTGATTTTTAATGCGATCATTATACCAATGCTAATTCCAATTGCTATGAAGGGAGTAAAATACAAGCCGATGAGTGCATCCAAATTATTAAGTAAGAACTTGCTAATTTATGGACTAGGCGGTATTATCGCTCCATTTATTGGTATTAAAATAATTGATTTAATTATTGGGCCAATTTTACACATGATGGGTCTATAG
- the kdpA gene encoding potassium-transporting ATPase subunit KdpA codes for MWQIAIVLVIYLPLVILAGHYLYQVTMQKKTWLDPVLNRVDNVIYKFCGIKQADMTGKQYVLALILSNAFMVFIGYVLLRIQSASFLNPNGIDNMEATLSFNTIISFMTNTNLQHYSGESGLSYLSQMLVITFMMFTSAATGYAACMAFCRRLVAKTDTLGNFFVDFVRVITRVLMPISIVVAMILVSEGSPQTLSSNKTVQTIEGKMQDIALGPIASLESIKHVGTNGGGFNGANSTTPFENPTVISNIVEMLSMMLLPGACVVAFGLMVAHRRKKTIIGKQGLVIFSAMSILFLIGLVTCYVAERAGNPIISELGITQDLGSMEGKEMRFGVAQSALFTTVTTAFTTGSVNNMHDTLTPIGGLVPMFNMMLNVVFGGKGVGLMNMMMYVLLTIFIACLMIGRTPQFLGKKIEEKEMKLIALCILIHPAIILAFSALAVSVTAGVDGITNPGAHGLSQVLYEFASSSANNGSGFEGLADNSTFWNVTTGLAMFFGRYLSIIIQLAIVSLLAKKLWHSDSVGTLKTDNAMFTFLLVAIVLMIGALTFLPALALGPITEHLQIRS; via the coding sequence ATGTGGCAAATAGCCATTGTTTTAGTCATTTATTTACCACTAGTCATTCTAGCTGGTCATTATTTGTATCAGGTGACCATGCAGAAAAAGACGTGGCTCGATCCGGTGTTGAACCGAGTCGATAATGTTATCTACAAATTTTGTGGCATCAAGCAAGCTGATATGACCGGGAAGCAATATGTACTGGCACTGATTCTTTCGAATGCCTTTATGGTATTCATAGGTTACGTCTTATTGCGGATTCAGTCAGCTTCATTTTTAAACCCAAATGGCATTGATAATATGGAAGCGACGCTTTCTTTCAATACAATAATTTCTTTTATGACGAATACAAATCTTCAACATTACAGTGGTGAATCAGGATTAAGTTATTTGTCTCAGATGCTTGTCATCACGTTTATGATGTTTACGTCTGCGGCTACCGGTTATGCAGCGTGCATGGCTTTCTGTAGACGATTAGTGGCGAAGACGGATACACTAGGCAATTTTTTTGTGGACTTTGTACGTGTGATTACACGTGTATTAATGCCAATTTCTATTGTTGTTGCAATGATCTTAGTATCTGAGGGTTCTCCACAAACCCTCAGTTCGAATAAAACCGTACAGACGATAGAGGGCAAAATGCAGGATATCGCTCTTGGACCTATAGCATCTCTAGAATCTATTAAGCATGTAGGTACAAATGGTGGAGGGTTTAACGGGGCCAACTCAACTACTCCGTTTGAAAATCCTACTGTTATTTCAAACATTGTAGAAATGCTTTCTATGATGCTGTTGCCGGGTGCTTGTGTTGTTGCATTTGGCTTAATGGTTGCCCACCGCCGTAAGAAAACGATAATTGGAAAACAAGGATTAGTTATTTTTTCAGCAATGAGTATTCTGTTTCTAATCGGATTGGTTACTTGTTATGTGGCAGAGCGTGCAGGGAACCCGATTATTAGTGAACTTGGCATTACTCAAGATCTTGGCAGTATGGAAGGGAAGGAAATGCGATTTGGCGTCGCACAATCAGCATTGTTCACTACTGTGACAACTGCTTTTACAACAGGCTCAGTCAATAATATGCATGACACCTTAACGCCAATCGGTGGACTTGTACCGATGTTTAATATGATGTTAAACGTTGTGTTTGGAGGCAAGGGGGTCGGCCTAATGAACATGATGATGTATGTACTGTTGACTATTTTCATCGCCTGTCTAATGATTGGTCGAACTCCTCAGTTTTTAGGAAAGAAAATCGAGGAAAAAGAAATGAAGTTAATAGCACTCTGTATACTAATCCACCCTGCAATTATACTAGCGTTTTCAGCGCTTGCTGTGTCAGTAACCGCAGGGGTAGATGGAATCACAAATCCAGGTGCACATGGATTATCGCAAGTATTGTATGAATTTGCGTCTTCCTCAGCAAACAATGGCTCTGGTTTTGAAGGGTTAGCTGATAACTCGACATTTTGGAACGTAACGACTGGCCTGGCGATGTTCTTTGGTCGCTATTTATCTATTATTATTCAACTAGCTATTGTATCACTACTTGCTAAAAAATTATGGCATAGCGATTCAGTAGGGACATTGAAAACAGACAATGCAATGTTTACATTCCTGCTTGTCGCAATTGTACTGATGATTGGCGCTTTAACATTTTTACCTGCACTGGCACTCGGTCCAATTACAGAACATTTACAAATACGTTCTTGA
- the kdpC gene encoding potassium-transporting ATPase subunit KdpC encodes MKGFFENSKQALLVTLVMFVLCGLIYPFAVTGIAQSFFKHEANGSLIEVDGKVVGSEKLGQAFTAPEYFWGRVSSVNYNVYTKEDTVPDENGETAYSGVSSGTFNYAPSNPELQKRIEADIEAFLKSNPKVKREEIPADLMTASGSGLDPHISVDAAQIQIERVAKASGISVEEVKGIIKANTESRVLGVMGEDKVNVLATNLDILKKTKGR; translated from the coding sequence ATGAAGGGATTTTTTGAAAACTCTAAACAAGCACTGCTGGTCACTTTAGTCATGTTTGTTTTATGTGGTTTAATATACCCATTTGCAGTCACAGGGATTGCTCAGTCATTTTTTAAACACGAGGCAAATGGTAGTTTAATAGAGGTGGATGGTAAAGTTGTAGGATCAGAAAAATTAGGTCAAGCATTTACTGCACCTGAGTATTTCTGGGGTCGCGTATCTTCTGTGAATTACAATGTCTATACAAAAGAGGATACGGTGCCAGATGAAAATGGTGAAACAGCCTATAGTGGTGTTAGCTCAGGCACTTTCAATTACGCTCCGTCTAATCCAGAACTGCAAAAACGAATAGAAGCAGATATTGAGGCATTTCTGAAATCTAATCCAAAAGTGAAGCGAGAAGAAATTCCTGCTGACTTGATGACCGCCTCTGGATCCGGTCTAGATCCACATATTAGTGTGGATGCAGCGCAAATTCAAATAGAACGTGTTGCAAAGGCAAGCGGGATTTCTGTTGAGGAAGTGAAGGGAATTATAAAAGCAAACACGGAGAGCCGTGTGTTAGGTGTAATGGGAGAAGATAAAGTCAACGTCCTAGCAACGAACTTGGATATATTAAAAAAAACGAAGGGAAGATGA